One segment of Natronosalvus halobius DNA contains the following:
- a CDS encoding ABC transporter substrate-binding protein, producing the protein MTSPPRRAVLAAVGAGSLTALAGCLNDVREFVPSSDGQSQDETDRTIKLGVMQPLTGDLEAVGKPIRDAAILPADQVADAVDMGVDYSVVDTAADQVTGVQRAVELVEAGYPMVNGPAASDVTLQATQQVLIPYRAVCCSPASTTPTITSLNDGGLVFRTALSDSMQAVVLAERAASDLGHDSAAVLYVNNDYGWQLSQAFTQAFETEHDGTVTNRVPFEPLEDEGDDRSYEDELESAQADDTELLVLIGYPLTGARILTNFFDAGGEADVLVTEGMRDPTLHEAVDHSLDGIRGTAPLSAGPYADEFADLFTDAYDADPGIFTAHAYDASAALLLANAYAGQNDGTAIRSAMYAVTSGSGTTVTPASLADGLERAAAGDPVEYQGASSSVVFDTNGDTVDATFEYWEFDESADGGIASLDEVSLE; encoded by the coding sequence ATGACTTCACCCCCTAGGCGTGCGGTGCTCGCTGCCGTTGGTGCCGGCAGTCTGACCGCGCTGGCCGGCTGCCTGAACGACGTTCGCGAGTTCGTTCCCTCGAGCGACGGCCAGAGCCAGGATGAAACGGATCGAACGATCAAACTCGGCGTGATGCAACCACTGACGGGCGACCTCGAGGCAGTGGGGAAGCCGATTCGGGACGCGGCGATCCTGCCTGCAGATCAGGTCGCCGACGCGGTCGATATGGGTGTCGACTACAGCGTCGTCGACACCGCCGCCGATCAGGTGACCGGCGTCCAGCGGGCCGTCGAACTCGTCGAGGCGGGGTACCCGATGGTGAACGGACCGGCCGCTTCAGACGTCACGTTGCAGGCGACCCAGCAGGTCTTGATTCCGTACCGGGCAGTCTGTTGCTCGCCGGCGAGTACGACCCCGACAATTACGTCGCTGAACGACGGTGGGCTGGTCTTTCGGACGGCGCTCTCGGACTCCATGCAGGCGGTCGTCCTCGCCGAACGCGCTGCGAGCGACCTGGGCCACGACAGCGCGGCGGTCCTGTACGTCAACAACGACTACGGCTGGCAGTTGAGTCAGGCGTTCACCCAGGCGTTCGAGACGGAACACGACGGAACGGTGACGAACCGGGTGCCGTTCGAACCCCTCGAGGACGAGGGGGACGACCGATCGTACGAGGACGAACTCGAGTCCGCTCAGGCCGACGATACGGAGTTGCTGGTGCTCATCGGCTACCCGCTCACTGGCGCGCGGATCCTCACGAACTTCTTCGACGCCGGCGGGGAGGCAGACGTGCTGGTGACCGAAGGGATGCGGGATCCGACGCTCCACGAGGCCGTCGATCACTCCCTCGACGGCATCCGGGGGACGGCCCCGCTCTCGGCCGGTCCGTACGCCGACGAGTTCGCCGACCTCTTTACGGATGCCTACGACGCCGATCCGGGCATCTTCACCGCCCACGCCTACGACGCGTCGGCCGCGCTGTTGCTCGCAAACGCGTACGCCGGGCAGAACGACGGGACGGCCATCCGGAGCGCGATGTACGCCGTCACGAGCGGGTCCGGAACGACCGTGACGCCCGCGAGCCTCGCAGACGGCCTCGAGCGAGCCGCCGCCGGCGACCCCGTCGAGTACCAGGGGGCCTCGAGTTCCGTGGTCTTCGATACGAACGGTGATACGGTGGACGCGACGTTCGAGTACTGGGAGTTCGACGAAAGTGCCGACGGCGGCATCGCCAGTCTGGACGAGGTGAGTCTCGAATGA
- a CDS encoding radical SAM protein: MISKGCEQCAKGGKMVLFVYGYCDQRDCFYCPLGENRKNVTDVYANERLVESDEDVLTEAHRMDALGTSITGGEPQEALERTCHYLSLLKDEFGEDHHTHLYTGIPGGRENMRRLSEAGLDEIRFHPPLEQWGDLHGTEWEDILYVAREEGLTPAFEIPGIRPETEFLDFLDEGAADFCNVNEFEMSHGNYRRMQAEGFELKEGHMSAVDNDRDGILEVMGDHPKVYFCTSVFKDAAQHRRRLKRMARTVRREFDDVTDDGTLVYGKTRAAPSRFEALGVPEEFYTVKSNHVEVAWWLLEEMIEAGDVDDGEIVEQYPTYDGQVVERTPLA, translated from the coding sequence ATGATCTCGAAGGGCTGTGAGCAGTGTGCGAAAGGCGGCAAGATGGTGCTGTTCGTCTACGGCTATTGCGACCAGCGCGACTGCTTCTACTGCCCGCTCGGCGAGAACCGCAAGAACGTCACGGACGTCTACGCCAACGAGCGCCTCGTCGAGTCCGACGAGGACGTGCTCACCGAGGCCCACCGGATGGACGCCCTCGGCACCTCCATCACCGGCGGCGAACCCCAGGAGGCCCTCGAGCGAACCTGCCACTACCTTTCCTTGCTGAAAGACGAGTTCGGCGAGGACCACCACACCCACCTCTACACCGGCATTCCGGGGGGCCGAGAGAATATGCGACGGCTCTCGGAGGCCGGCCTCGACGAGATTCGATTCCACCCACCGCTCGAGCAGTGGGGCGACCTCCACGGCACCGAGTGGGAGGACATCCTCTACGTCGCCCGGGAGGAGGGGCTCACCCCCGCCTTCGAGATCCCCGGCATTCGCCCCGAGACGGAGTTCCTCGACTTTCTGGACGAGGGCGCTGCCGACTTCTGTAACGTCAACGAGTTCGAGATGTCCCACGGCAACTACCGCCGGATGCAGGCGGAGGGCTTCGAACTCAAAGAGGGGCACATGAGCGCCGTCGACAACGACCGCGACGGCATCCTGGAGGTGATGGGCGATCACCCGAAGGTCTACTTCTGCACCTCGGTGTTCAAGGACGCGGCCCAGCACCGGCGGCGACTCAAGCGAATGGCCCGCACGGTCCGCCGGGAATTCGACGACGTCACCGACGACGGGACGCTCGTTTATGGAAAGACGCGGGCCGCCCCCTCGAGATTCGAGGCGCTCGGGGTCCCCGAGGAGTTCTACACCGTGAAGTCGAACCACGTCGAAGTCGCCTGGTGGCTGCTCGAGGAGATGATCGAGGCGGGCGACGTCGACGACGGCGAGATCGTCGAGCAGTATCCGACGTACGACGGCCAGGTAGTCGAGCGGACGCCGCTGGCGTAG
- a CDS encoding methyl-accepting chemotaxis protein — protein MSRLSRLVPGPIRRRYLLKFVISILAVTLVIGAVGAVSYTEIDRTVRDDATDQLASTAELQAEGIGDWVESMRVQTRTSSTDETLRSEDVQEVQGAIVESQARLSVDVRAIHVVNAETGTIETSTSSQYRDVSLESVSEPWTDADFASELGNEEAVWNTEEAYESEALGDQVMAFVSPVAGDDDRVVVLIGTLEYRVNQLDQPGAASTTMIVDGDRNGVLAPGSLAFDGDDLDGEAVEAALGGRMTVENEGDYVRAYVPVADTQWVAVSSVPTDAAYGVATDVGQNVLAMLLVSLLALGLVAVVLGRQTVAPLGRLRDRAADMERGDLEVDLETNRVDEIGQLFVAFDSMRTSLREQIREAERARTDAEKARAESEAMARHLETKADEYRVVMEEAADGDLTRRLDPESRSEAMTDIAHSFNAMLEELEETTDGVKRFAHEVATASEQVTASSEEVRSASEQVTQSIQAISDGADRQHEELQAVSGEMEGLSTTTEEIAASSNEVADIAARTAETGRRGKQAAQAAKDGMDEIEAESEEAVEAIDALEAEMAQIDHLVEFISDIARETNMLALNANIEASRGGTSGDEDGGFAVVAAQVKELAADAKETAEDIEERIESISSQTHETAAQIEGTATRIDEHSESIENAVTALDEIAEFAQRTNDGVQEISAATEEQAASTQEAVAMVSNATEISQATSNESQHVAAAAEEQTSAISEVTTSASSLTDQASQLSAALERFETDGAGVGIDGSGAGALPDSDTAHASTASDEPLEFDDASATESPHDSTGDEPVQVGGDGDEDKDETIEDVEDERETADDSGPDTEGTFTFGDTK, from the coding sequence ATGAGCCGTCTCTCGCGACTCGTTCCGGGCCCGATTCGCCGGCGGTACCTGCTCAAATTCGTCATCTCGATTCTCGCCGTGACGCTCGTGATCGGCGCCGTCGGCGCGGTCAGCTACACGGAGATCGACCGAACGGTTCGCGACGACGCGACCGACCAGCTCGCCTCGACGGCCGAGTTGCAGGCGGAGGGGATCGGCGACTGGGTCGAGTCGATGCGCGTCCAGACGCGAACGAGTTCGACCGACGAGACCCTGCGTTCCGAGGACGTGCAAGAAGTGCAGGGGGCGATCGTCGAATCGCAGGCGCGCCTCTCCGTCGACGTCCGGGCGATCCACGTCGTGAACGCAGAGACGGGAACGATCGAGACCAGCACGAGTTCCCAGTACCGGGACGTCTCCCTCGAGTCGGTCTCGGAGCCCTGGACAGACGCCGACTTCGCGAGCGAACTCGGCAACGAGGAAGCGGTCTGGAACACCGAGGAGGCCTACGAGTCAGAGGCTCTGGGCGATCAGGTGATGGCCTTCGTCAGCCCGGTCGCTGGCGACGACGATCGCGTGGTGGTGCTGATCGGCACCCTCGAGTACCGCGTCAACCAGCTCGACCAGCCCGGCGCGGCGTCGACGACGATGATCGTCGACGGCGACCGAAACGGGGTGCTGGCGCCGGGATCGCTCGCGTTCGACGGCGACGACCTCGACGGGGAAGCCGTCGAAGCGGCCCTCGGCGGACGGATGACGGTCGAGAACGAGGGCGACTACGTCCGCGCGTACGTCCCCGTCGCTGACACTCAGTGGGTCGCCGTCTCGAGCGTGCCCACCGACGCGGCCTACGGCGTGGCAACGGACGTGGGCCAGAACGTCCTCGCGATGCTCCTGGTGAGCCTGCTCGCGCTGGGGCTCGTCGCAGTCGTCCTCGGGCGGCAGACGGTCGCCCCGCTCGGGCGCCTCCGGGATCGAGCGGCGGACATGGAACGCGGGGACCTCGAGGTCGACCTCGAGACGAACCGCGTCGACGAGATCGGACAGCTGTTCGTGGCGTTCGACAGCATGCGAACGTCGCTTCGCGAGCAGATTCGTGAGGCCGAGCGGGCGCGGACGGACGCCGAGAAAGCCCGCGCCGAATCCGAGGCGATGGCCCGTCACCTCGAGACGAAAGCCGACGAGTACCGCGTCGTGATGGAGGAGGCCGCCGACGGCGACCTCACCCGACGACTCGACCCCGAGAGCCGGAGCGAGGCGATGACCGACATCGCTCACTCGTTCAATGCAATGCTCGAGGAACTCGAGGAGACGACCGACGGTGTCAAGCGATTCGCCCACGAGGTCGCCACCGCGAGTGAGCAGGTCACGGCCTCGAGCGAGGAGGTGCGCTCCGCGAGTGAGCAGGTCACGCAGTCGATCCAGGCGATTTCGGACGGTGCGGACAGACAGCACGAGGAACTGCAGGCCGTCTCCGGGGAGATGGAGGGCCTCTCGACGACGACCGAGGAGATCGCGGCCTCCTCGAACGAGGTCGCCGACATCGCGGCGCGGACGGCGGAAACCGGCCGCCGCGGGAAGCAGGCCGCTCAGGCGGCCAAAGACGGCATGGACGAGATCGAGGCGGAGTCCGAGGAGGCTGTCGAGGCGATCGACGCCCTCGAGGCGGAGATGGCCCAGATCGACCACCTGGTCGAGTTCATCTCTGACATCGCCAGGGAGACGAACATGCTGGCGCTCAACGCGAACATCGAGGCCTCCCGCGGCGGAACTAGCGGCGACGAAGACGGCGGGTTCGCGGTCGTCGCCGCGCAGGTCAAGGAACTGGCCGCCGACGCCAAGGAGACGGCCGAGGACATCGAGGAGCGCATCGAGTCGATCAGTTCTCAAACCCACGAGACGGCTGCCCAGATCGAGGGTACGGCGACGCGCATCGACGAGCACAGCGAGTCGATCGAGAACGCGGTGACGGCACTCGACGAGATCGCCGAGTTCGCCCAGCGGACGAACGATGGCGTCCAGGAGATCTCGGCGGCGACTGAGGAACAGGCGGCCTCGACCCAGGAGGCCGTAGCGATGGTCTCGAACGCAACCGAGATCTCCCAGGCGACCTCGAACGAGTCACAGCACGTCGCCGCCGCAGCCGAGGAACAGACCTCCGCGATTTCCGAAGTGACGACCTCCGCGAGTTCGCTCACTGACCAGGCGAGCCAGTTGAGCGCCGCCCTCGAGCGCTTCGAGACGGATGGTGCGGGCGTCGGGATCGACGGCTCTGGGGCTGGGGCCCTTCCGGACTCCGATACAGCCCACGCATCGACGGCGTCGGACGAGCCGCTCGAGTTCGACGACGCGTCGGCAACGGAATCGCCCCACGACTCGACTGGTGACGAACCCGTGCAGGTGGGTGGAGACGGAGACGAAGACAAAGACGAAACCATCGAGGACGTCGAGGATGAGCGCGAAACTGCAGACGACTCGGGGCCCGACACCGAGGGAACATTCACGTTCGGCGACACTAAATAG
- a CDS encoding helix-turn-helix domain-containing protein, translating to MKSVRVSLGHDAEALAPIHAAICESPAIDREVVLGGQAVDGVETITSFVYGNVDAYESILDALETVREYDTTPTEDGFFLYLRRDLGPEGTSLLDALSQETVVVVPPIEIRSDRTIRATLVGHSNDLATVIEELAGGVAVDVRWTSDSVTVNETVASQRQLTALETAWEVGYYEVPRRNGIEAVADELGCAVSTASELLRRGEANVVGRVLETRR from the coding sequence ATGAAGTCCGTACGCGTTTCCCTCGGTCACGATGCGGAGGCGCTCGCGCCGATTCACGCGGCCATCTGCGAATCGCCCGCCATCGACCGCGAGGTCGTCCTCGGCGGGCAAGCAGTCGACGGTGTCGAGACGATTACCTCGTTCGTGTACGGGAACGTCGACGCCTACGAATCGATCCTGGACGCCCTCGAGACGGTTCGCGAGTACGACACGACGCCCACCGAGGACGGGTTCTTCCTCTACCTCCGTCGAGACCTCGGGCCCGAAGGGACGTCGTTGCTCGACGCGCTCTCACAGGAGACCGTCGTCGTGGTTCCGCCGATCGAAATTCGGTCCGATCGGACGATCCGAGCGACCCTCGTCGGCCACTCGAACGACCTCGCGACCGTGATCGAGGAACTCGCGGGCGGCGTCGCGGTCGACGTCCGCTGGACGAGCGATTCCGTGACGGTGAACGAAACGGTGGCTTCGCAGCGACAGTTGACGGCGCTCGAGACCGCCTGGGAGGTCGGCTACTACGAGGTTCCTCGCCGCAACGGCATCGAAGCGGTCGCCGACGAACTCGGGTGTGCCGTGTCGACGGCCTCGGAACTGCTCAGGCGTGGCGAGGCGAACGTCGTCGGTCGGGTGCTCGAGACGCGACGGTGA
- a CDS encoding class I SAM-dependent methyltransferase yields MGSEPTGSRDATGADGDVSNAEREAHLERSRKVWNRWSDWYAMSERDFEPIREAAIDHLDLRPGDLVLDVGCGPGVNFEPILRAIGEDGRLVAVDYSPAMVAKARDRIDRQGWENVEVRRADATTVAFDERFDAAVATLSMSVMPDVRLAVENVHRLLVPGGSFVVFDLGVVSAGPARVANPFLRWFLRWYANWNPDGDVDESLRAVFDERETVATYAAGIGYTVRCRKALDQDGGVDAGARDDPGVGGDPDVGVDPGVGDDPDVGVDPGIDADSTARDDR; encoded by the coding sequence ATGGGCAGCGAACCGACGGGGTCGAGGGACGCGACGGGAGCGGACGGTGACGTCTCGAACGCCGAACGCGAGGCTCACCTGGAACGCAGTCGGAAGGTGTGGAACCGCTGGAGCGACTGGTACGCGATGAGCGAACGCGACTTCGAGCCGATCCGCGAGGCCGCGATCGACCACCTGGACCTTCGGCCGGGGGATCTGGTGCTCGACGTCGGCTGCGGTCCAGGAGTGAACTTCGAACCGATCCTGCGGGCGATCGGGGAGGACGGACGCCTCGTCGCCGTCGACTACAGTCCGGCGATGGTCGCGAAGGCTCGAGACCGGATCGACCGACAGGGGTGGGAAAACGTCGAGGTTCGTCGCGCCGACGCGACGACCGTCGCGTTCGACGAGCGGTTCGACGCCGCTGTCGCGACCCTCTCGATGAGCGTCATGCCCGATGTGCGCCTGGCGGTGGAGAACGTGCACCGACTCCTCGTTCCCGGCGGATCGTTCGTCGTGTTCGACCTCGGGGTCGTCTCGGCGGGGCCTGCCCGGGTCGCGAATCCGTTCCTCCGGTGGTTCCTTCGCTGGTACGCGAACTGGAATCCCGACGGCGACGTCGACGAGTCGCTCCGGGCGGTCTTCGACGAGCGCGAGACTGTCGCGACGTACGCCGCGGGAATCGGGTACACGGTACGGTGTCGGAAGGCTCTCGATCAGGATGGCGGTGTCGACGCGGGCGCTCGAGACGATCCGGGGGTCGGTGGCGACCCGGACGTCGGTGTCGATCCGGGGGTTGGTGACGACCCGGACGTCGGTGTCGATCCGGGTATCGACGCCGATTCCACCGCTCGAGACGACCGCTAG